Proteins encoded by one window of Octopus bimaculoides isolate UCB-OBI-ISO-001 chromosome 4, ASM119413v2, whole genome shotgun sequence:
- the LOC106882344 gene encoding tigger transposable element-derived protein 1-like: MYGNAAGFMIKPGFIYKFKNSRALKNKKNKNLLPVLWMHNRKSWITKPLTSDWFHQCFIPEVKVHLAEKGLEIEVLLSMDNVRGHALDLSYEGIQIEFLPPNTTSLIQSMDQSVNRALKEICTRNSLQHLVEVMDSDDNFSLKEYWREYTIATCLQNIQKAIKETKNETLNASWKKLWPDYKGFSPDEIHHSAVDKAVKLTKLLGGDGFTDYLER; the protein is encoded by the coding sequence ATGTATGGAAATGCTGCGGGCTTTATGATAAAGCCAGGGTTTATTTATAAGTTCAAAAACTCAAGGgccctcaaaaacaaaaaaaataagaatctGCTGCCAGTGCTTTGGATGCACAATCGGAAGTCATGGATAACGAAACCACTGACATCGGATTGGTTTCACCAATGTTTCATCCCCGAAGTCAAGGTTCATCTCGCCGAAAAAGGACTGGAAATCGAAGTGCTTCTCTCAATGGACAATGTTAGAGGTCACGCACTCGACCTGTCGTATGAGGGCATACAAATCGAATTCTTACCGCCGAACACCACATCGCTGATCCAATCCATGGATCAAAGCGTTAATCGTGCTCTTAAGGAGATCTGTACGCGAAACTCTCTGCAGCATCTGGTCGAGGTTATGGACTCGGATGATAACTTCTCGCTGAAGGAGTACTGGCGTGAGTACACCATTGCAACGTGTCTCCAAAATATTCAGAAGGCTATAAAGGAGACGAAAAATGAAACTTTGAATGCCAGCTGGAAGAAATTATGGCCGGACTATAAAGGATTTTCTCCAGACGAAATTCACCACTCTGCTGTAGATAAGGCAGTGAAGCTGACAAAATTGCTAGGAGGAGATGGCTTCACCGACTACCTGGAACGTTAA